Proteins from a genomic interval of Maniola hyperantus chromosome 1, iAphHyp1.2, whole genome shotgun sequence:
- the LOC117985485 gene encoding cytochrome b5-like, translating into MATVQTPPERSLSATLPVSQDTNDIDLVALTMAALRLVNPWSVETKNTWSKRIEPGTPEAKDRVITLAEVSLHDTRDDCWAVIYDRVYDITTFLDEHPGGDEIMLEYAGRDASTAFRSSGHSSMATKALDRFLVGELPMHERMYRRPGGMRLSDIPD; encoded by the exons ATGGCTACTGTTCAGACCCCACCTGAAAGAAGCCTGTCGGCAACCCTGCCCGTGAGCCAGGATACTAATGATATAGACCTGGTAGCACTGACTATGGCCGCCTTACGTTTAGTGAACCCCTGGTCAGTGGAAACTAAGAATACCTGGTCAAAACGGATTGAACCAGGGACCCCAGAGGCGAAGGATCGCGTGATAACCCTCGCCGAAGTCTCCCTACACGACACGCGCGACGACTGCTGGGCAGTTATCTACGACAGAGTCTACGACATCACTACATTTTTAGATGAG CATCCAGGCGGAGATGAGATAATGTTGGAGTACGCAGGTCGCGACGCCAGCACCGCCTTCCGAAGCTCGGGCCACTCGAGCATGGCCACCAAAGCACTCGACCGCTTTCTGGTCGGAGAACTGCCCATGCACGAGCGCATGTACCGAAGGCCTGGCGGGATGCGACTCAGCGATATACCCgattaa
- the PGAP5 gene encoding metallophosphoesterase 1 yields MAVYGRRWRYSIINNTFSKLILGIVFIYFYCEYLIYYVTQIQCGWPSLTKRKPNDIEPVYAMIIADTHLLGSRNGHWFDKWRREWQMHRAFQTAITLHQPEAVFVLGDLFDEGKWCSQTEFNDYVERFYHLFKVPDGTTMYVVVGNHDIGFHYRITPHLANRFESKLNAPPVRLVSIRGNHFVLINSMAMEGDGCSLCSRAVSEIDRISDILKCSSGSALCKGNAKLQHYSRPIVMQHYPLYRESDRICTEPDAAPPSVRNNLFEERWDCLSKESTEYLVESLRPRTVFGAHTHHSCLVRHSFVPTPNHKIEFIEYTVPSFSWRNRLDPKYYLVTVSPDELKVAKCELPSEWTMQVTAVLFFIVLLLYLKYFSRTTNVFNYKHLSGKKV; encoded by the exons ATGGCAGTATATGGAAGGAGATGGCGTTACTCCATAATAAACAACACTTTTTCGAAGTTAATTTTGggcattgtttttatttatttttactgcgAATACCTTATTTACTATGTTACCCAAATACAG TGTGGATGGCCATCGCTAACTAAAAGGAAACCGAATGATATAGAGCCAGTGTATGCAATGATAATTGCAGACACACATCTCCTGGGCTCCCGCAATGGCCACTGGTTTGACAAGTGGCGGAGGGAGTGGCAAATGCATAGGGCATTTCAGACTGCCATCACTTTGCACCAACCTGAAGCTGTTTTTGTtttag GTGACCTCTTTGATGAGGGCAAATGGTGCTCTCAGACTGAATTTAATGACTATGTCGAACGATTTTATCATCTTTTTAAAGTCCCTGATGGGACTACTATGTATGTAGTAGTAGGAAACCATGACATAGGGTTTCATTACAG GATAACGCCGCATCTAGCAAACAGGTTCGAGAGTAAACTGAACGCGCCGCCCGTTCGGCTTGTAAGCATACGCGGGAATCACTTCGTTCTGATCAATTCCATGGCTATGGAAGGTGATGGATGCTCGTTATGCTCTCGAGCGGTTTCGGAAATTGACAGGATTTCAG ATATTTTAAAATGCAGCAGTGGATCTGCTCTGTGCAAAGGGAATGCAAAGTTGCAACATTACAGCCGACCCATAGTGATGcag CATTATCCATTATACAGAGAGTCCGACCGCATCTGTACGGAACCAGACGCAGCACCTCCGTCCGTAAGAAACAATTTATTCGAGGAACGATGGGACTGCCTCTCCAAAGAATCCACGGAATATTTAGTGGAGAGCCTTCGACCGCGGACGGTTTTCGGGGCCCATACACACCACAGCTGTTTAGTGCGTCATAGCTTCGTGCCTACGCCGAATCACAAAATTGAATTTATAGAATACACAGTTCCGTCCTTCTCGTGGAGAAATAGACTGGATCCTAAGTATTACTTG GTAACAGTAAGTCCAGATGAGCTGAAAGTTGCAAAATGTGAACTGCCGAGTGAGTGGACGATGCAAGTAACTGCTGTGCTCTTCTTCATCGTGTTACTCCTGTATTTGAAGTACTTCAGCCGGACTACCAATGTCTTCAATTATAAACATTT GTCGGGTAAAAAAGTATAG